A region of the Prevotella melaninogenica genome:
TATTGAGTGTTGGTTCACTTGAATAGACCGTCATAGCACGTCCACTCTGTGCATCAAAGAGAATTGCTGCCGCCTTCTGCATGTTGTCTGGATGTCGCAACTGATAGGCATTGTCATATCCCTTACTCGTACTCTTGATACGCTCACCAATCTCCCTTGGTTTGGTAAAGTCGAATGGTGTGTTCTTTATGCGTTGAAGCACACCAGTCAACTGTCTTTGAGCGTTATAAGTATTAATCTGGACAGCATCAACCCAAAGATGTTGTTTGAGGATAGAGCGGTGCATCTCTCCTGATAAGTTGAAACAAATACCATTTGTTACTTCCAACTTTGTTTCAGCTGTTGTTGCAACACGATAGTCTACATCAAGGGCGTTTTGGTCAGATAGGGTGTAAGTAACTGTGGCGTTTAACTTTCCATCTAATCCATTCTCTCCCTCTGAAGTCACATATCGCAGCGTAACTGATTGGTTGTCAGAACTAACAAGTTCCCACACTTTTCCAGATAGTGTCTCCTCATTATTTTTACCAAAGTAGATGAGCGTAGCACCTAAAGTTCTATCTTTCAAATATTCCTCCTTATTGGTATATCCTTTTACGACAGGCTCCAACCTACCATTCCAGTTGTGGGCAGTAAGCGAGACAAGGCGAGCACCATAGTTACTGATAACTGCCTCCATACCGTTTCCGTTCACAAGTCGTATTTGTACTTGCTCTTGTGCGTGTGAGCAGAGAACAACGCTAAGCATTGCTACTGTCAGTATTGCATATAACTGCTTCATAGATTTCTTTATATGTTTATGCAAAGATAGTACCAGCGAGTGCAATGAAAGTTTACTTTTATATTGCCGAGTGCAGCCTATCTTATGCAAAGATAATAAAAAAGATGATATGTTACTCAGAATTTCCTTATTTTAATAGAAAGGAATAATGTGTTTTAGTGATAGACACTGGTCACAGAAGCTGGTTATAAGTGTTTTTTAGTGTTTTATACATGTCTATATTGACTCTTTTTTACCATTTTCTATAATGGTATTGATGCCCCGCACATATTGTGCTGTTGGTAAGCACCAATGGTGTTGAGGGCAAGCACAAGGTGTGATGAGCGTTTAATGCCTTGAAGTATGTTGTAGAGA
Encoded here:
- a CDS encoding aldose epimerase, translating into MKQLYAILTVAMLSVVLCSHAQEQVQIRLVNGNGMEAVISNYGARLVSLTAHNWNGRLEPVVKGYTNKEEYLKDRTLGATLIYFGKNNEETLSGKVWELVSSDNQSVTLRYVTSEGENGLDGKLNATVTYTLSDQNALDVDYRVATTAETKLEVTNGICFNLSGEMHRSILKQHLWVDAVQINTYNAQRQLTGVLQRIKNTPFDFTKPREIGERIKSTSKGYDNAYQLRHPDNMQKAAAILFDAQSGRAMTVYSSEPTLNINTYGKESYGISLQPIHAGYNSGMEKVSNELRPGQVFHGATVFFFTTDPPLIMRTK